From one Salvelinus sp. IW2-2015 linkage group LG11, ASM291031v2, whole genome shotgun sequence genomic stretch:
- the os9 gene encoding protein OS-9 isoform X2: MAASVVRWLRGLYVFFLTCQLSVLAFLNLEELNEVKYGIQILPDPVIMGQAKTEEVMLVSSKYKQMYECRLPAQAVRFHQDRASEPDSQGYTGPGIPDLLKPMHTAPCLVKTKDWWTYEFCYGQHIRQYHLEDTDIKGDVLFLGYYDSEFDWNNETAKASKQHRLKRYHSQSYVNGSKCDLNGNPRETEVRFVCEEGSGDYVARVDEPQSCRYVLTVHTTRTCQHPFLRPPYTAKPQGIVCQPALSTQQYMDYVKAQVSDTKRKVEQISEELKTLDEMLAGDEGTDEDSATPTDDPDVLGSDAKVVTSEEPEDSDFXEGVTKPGSTTATDTTSEHQAGEDAYDNQLTDNEVTEDAFGDEQFNFKIITDPADLMKFVQHLKESNRKKAENEAEREELRNEKEKERDEGDEEEHLLLQEFEEEMADISVPSANIEEMKGEMQKEFDNIIDEAQQELETEGLKGEFDRTQATQTLEATLDKLLDRLEDKEAGDTEAEPQTEGGQRANDPARGSPSLAPRQPDQAADDLVKIRVTKYKTGSSPDGEVKVQEMGEGDPQWQHIKDVVKEQLEKAGLKAEGKIEVKIITRRTAEEAGDQWLTEEDTKSFRELLINLLTGGTEEVYKEQKRQQELENNYRFVWGERQEEAQSTSTAPDSDDVEL, from the exons ATGGCTGCTTCCGTGGTTAGGTGGTTGAGGGGATTGTACGTTTTCTTTTTGACATGTCAGCTATCCGTCTTGGCTTTCTTGAATCTAGAGGAATTAAACGAGGTGAAATATGGGATCCAGATTCTTCCCGATCCGGTCATTATGGGGCAG GCTAAGACAGAAGAAGTCATGCTGGTGTCCAGCAAATACAAGCAGATGTATGAATGTCGCCTTCCAGCCCAGGCAGTGAGGTTTCACCAGGACCGAGCCTCTGAGCCTGACTCCCAAGGCTACACCGGACCAGGCATCCCAGACCTGCTCAAGCCCATGCACACTGCCCCCTGCCTAGTGAAG ACAAAAGACTGGTGGACATATGAGTTCTGCTATGGACAACACATTAGACAGTACCACCTTGAGG acacagacatcaaAGGGGATGTTCTCTTCCTGGGGTACTATGATTCAGAGTTTGACTGGAACAATGAAACAGCCAAG GCCTCCAAGCAACACAGACTGAAGCGCTACCACAGTCAGAGCTATGTCAATGGCTCCAAGTGTGACCTGAACGGGAACCCCAGGGAGACTGAAGTCAGG TTTGTGTGTGAGGAGGGCTCGGGGGACTACGTGGCCCGTGTGGATGAGCCCCAGTCGTGCCGCTACGTGCTGACGGTCCACACCACCCGCACCTGCCAGCACCCCTTCCTGCGCCCGCCCTACACCGCCAAGCCCCAGGGCATTGTGTGCCAGCCAGCCCTCAGCACCCAGCAGTACATGGACTATGTCAAGGCCCAAGTCT CGGATACGAAACGTAAAGTGGAGCAGATCTCAGAGGAGCTGAAGACTCTTGATGAGATGTTGGCTGGTGACGAGGGGACAGACGAGGACTCAGCGACGCCAACTGATGACCCAGATGTCCTGGGGTCAGACGCAAAAG TTGTCACCTCTGAAGAGCCTGAGGATTCTGATTTCTKGGAGGGAGTGACAAAGCCAGGGAGTACTACAGCAACTGACACCACTTCAGAGCATCAG GCTGGAGAGGATGCCTATGATAATCAGCTCACAGACAATGAGGTCACAGAGGACG CTTTTGGAGATGAACAATTTAACTTCAAGATCATCACTGACCCTGCAGACCTGATGAAATTTGTGCAGCATCTCAAAGAGAGCAACAGAAAG AAAGCAGAAAATGAAGCCGAACGAGAGGAACTCCGAAATgagaaggaaaaggagagggatgagggRGATGAAGAAGAGCATCTCCTGCTGCAGGAGTTTGAGGAGGAGATGGCTGACATCTCGGTGCCTTCTGCCAACATCGAGGAAATGAAAGGGGAAATGCAAAAGGAGTTTGACAACATCATAGACGAG gCTCAGCAAGAACTGGAGACCGAGGGTCTGAAGGGGGAGTTTGACCGCACTCAGGCAACCCAGACCCTGGAGGCTACTCTGGACAAGCTGCTGGACCGCCTGGAGGACAAAGAGGCCGGGGACACAGAGGCAGAGCCCCAGACAGAGGGAGGCCAGAGGGCCAACGACCCAGCCAGGGGCAGCCCCAGCCTGGCACCTCGACAGCCAG ACCAAGCGGCTGACGACCTTGTTAAGATCAGAGTTACTAAGTATAAGACAGGCAGCAGTCCCGATGGGGAGGTCAAAGTTCAGGAGATGGGCGAAGGTGACCCCCAGTGGCAGCACATTAAGGACGTGGTTAAAGAACAGCTAGAGAAGGCGGGACTGAAGGCCGAAG GTAAAATTGAGGTGAAGATTATAACACGAAGGACAGCTGAGGAGGCTGGGGACCAGTGGTTGACTGAAGAAGATACCAAGTCCTTCAGAGAGCTGCTCATCAACCTACTG ACAGGGGGAACAGAAGAGGTTTACAAGGAGCAAAAGAGACAGCAGGAGTTGGAAAACAACTACAGATTTgtatggggagagagacaggaagaggccCAGTCCACCAGTACTGCACCAGACTCAGACGATGTGGAGTTATGA
- the os9 gene encoding protein OS-9 isoform X3, with protein sequence MAASVVRWLRGLYVFFLTCQLSVLAFLNLEELNEVKYGIQILPDPVIMGQAKTEEVMLVSSKYKQMYECRLPAQAVRFHQDRASEPDSQGYTGPGIPDLLKPMHTAPCLVKTKDWWTYEFCYGQHIRQYHLEDTDIKGDVLFLGYYDSEFDWNNETAKASKQHRLKRYHSQSYVNGSKCDLNGNPRETEVRFVCEEGSGDYVARVDEPQSCRYVLTVHTTRTCQHPFLRPPYTAKPQGIVCQPALSTQQYMDYVKAQVSDTKRKVEQISEELKTLDEMLAGDEGTDEDSATPTDDPDVLGSDAKDAVVTSEEPEDSDFXEGVTKPGSTTATDTTSEHQAGEDAYDNQLTDNEVTEDAFGDEQFNFKIITDPADLMKFVQHLKESNRKKAENEAEREELRNEKEKERDEGDEEEHLLLQEFEEEMADISVPSANIEEMKGEMQKEFDNIIDEAQQELETEGLKGEFDRTQATQTLEATLDKLLDRLEDKEAGDTEAEPQTEGGQRANDPARGSPSLAPRQPGKIEVKIITRRTAEEAGDQWLTEEDTKSFRELLINLLTGGTEEVYKEQKRQQELENNYRFVWGERQEEAQSTSTAPDSDDVEL encoded by the exons ATGGCTGCTTCCGTGGTTAGGTGGTTGAGGGGATTGTACGTTTTCTTTTTGACATGTCAGCTATCCGTCTTGGCTTTCTTGAATCTAGAGGAATTAAACGAGGTGAAATATGGGATCCAGATTCTTCCCGATCCGGTCATTATGGGGCAG GCTAAGACAGAAGAAGTCATGCTGGTGTCCAGCAAATACAAGCAGATGTATGAATGTCGCCTTCCAGCCCAGGCAGTGAGGTTTCACCAGGACCGAGCCTCTGAGCCTGACTCCCAAGGCTACACCGGACCAGGCATCCCAGACCTGCTCAAGCCCATGCACACTGCCCCCTGCCTAGTGAAG ACAAAAGACTGGTGGACATATGAGTTCTGCTATGGACAACACATTAGACAGTACCACCTTGAGG acacagacatcaaAGGGGATGTTCTCTTCCTGGGGTACTATGATTCAGAGTTTGACTGGAACAATGAAACAGCCAAG GCCTCCAAGCAACACAGACTGAAGCGCTACCACAGTCAGAGCTATGTCAATGGCTCCAAGTGTGACCTGAACGGGAACCCCAGGGAGACTGAAGTCAGG TTTGTGTGTGAGGAGGGCTCGGGGGACTACGTGGCCCGTGTGGATGAGCCCCAGTCGTGCCGCTACGTGCTGACGGTCCACACCACCCGCACCTGCCAGCACCCCTTCCTGCGCCCGCCCTACACCGCCAAGCCCCAGGGCATTGTGTGCCAGCCAGCCCTCAGCACCCAGCAGTACATGGACTATGTCAAGGCCCAAGTCT CGGATACGAAACGTAAAGTGGAGCAGATCTCAGAGGAGCTGAAGACTCTTGATGAGATGTTGGCTGGTGACGAGGGGACAGACGAGGACTCAGCGACGCCAACTGATGACCCAGATGTCCTGGGGTCAGACGCAAAAG ATGCAGTTGTCACCTCTGAAGAGCCTGAGGATTCTGATTTCTKGGAGGGAGTGACAAAGCCAGGGAGTACTACAGCAACTGACACCACTTCAGAGCATCAG GCTGGAGAGGATGCCTATGATAATCAGCTCACAGACAATGAGGTCACAGAGGACG CTTTTGGAGATGAACAATTTAACTTCAAGATCATCACTGACCCTGCAGACCTGATGAAATTTGTGCAGCATCTCAAAGAGAGCAACAGAAAG AAAGCAGAAAATGAAGCCGAACGAGAGGAACTCCGAAATgagaaggaaaaggagagggatgagggRGATGAAGAAGAGCATCTCCTGCTGCAGGAGTTTGAGGAGGAGATGGCTGACATCTCGGTGCCTTCTGCCAACATCGAGGAAATGAAAGGGGAAATGCAAAAGGAGTTTGACAACATCATAGACGAG gCTCAGCAAGAACTGGAGACCGAGGGTCTGAAGGGGGAGTTTGACCGCACTCAGGCAACCCAGACCCTGGAGGCTACTCTGGACAAGCTGCTGGACCGCCTGGAGGACAAAGAGGCCGGGGACACAGAGGCAGAGCCCCAGACAGAGGGAGGCCAGAGGGCCAACGACCCAGCCAGGGGCAGCCCCAGCCTGGCACCTCGACAGCCAG GTAAAATTGAGGTGAAGATTATAACACGAAGGACAGCTGAGGAGGCTGGGGACCAGTGGTTGACTGAAGAAGATACCAAGTCCTTCAGAGAGCTGCTCATCAACCTACTG ACAGGGGGAACAGAAGAGGTTTACAAGGAGCAAAAGAGACAGCAGGAGTTGGAAAACAACTACAGATTTgtatggggagagagacaggaagaggccCAGTCCACCAGTACTGCACCAGACTCAGACGATGTGGAGTTATGA
- the os9 gene encoding protein OS-9 isoform X1, whose protein sequence is MAASVVRWLRGLYVFFLTCQLSVLAFLNLEELNEVKYGIQILPDPVIMGQAKTEEVMLVSSKYKQMYECRLPAQAVRFHQDRASEPDSQGYTGPGIPDLLKPMHTAPCLVKTKDWWTYEFCYGQHIRQYHLEDTDIKGDVLFLGYYDSEFDWNNETAKASKQHRLKRYHSQSYVNGSKCDLNGNPRETEVRFVCEEGSGDYVARVDEPQSCRYVLTVHTTRTCQHPFLRPPYTAKPQGIVCQPALSTQQYMDYVKAQVSDTKRKVEQISEELKTLDEMLAGDEGTDEDSATPTDDPDVLGSDAKDAVVTSEEPEDSDFXEGVTKPGSTTATDTTSEHQAGEDAYDNQLTDNEVTEDAFGDEQFNFKIITDPADLMKFVQHLKESNRKKAENEAEREELRNEKEKERDEGDEEEHLLLQEFEEEMADISVPSANIEEMKGEMQKEFDNIIDEAQQELETEGLKGEFDRTQATQTLEATLDKLLDRLEDKEAGDTEAEPQTEGGQRANDPARGSPSLAPRQPDQAADDLVKIRVTKYKTGSSPDGEVKVQEMGEGDPQWQHIKDVVKEQLEKAGLKAEGKIEVKIITRRTAEEAGDQWLTEEDTKSFRELLINLLTGGTEEVYKEQKRQQELENNYRFVWGERQEEAQSTSTAPDSDDVEL, encoded by the exons ATGGCTGCTTCCGTGGTTAGGTGGTTGAGGGGATTGTACGTTTTCTTTTTGACATGTCAGCTATCCGTCTTGGCTTTCTTGAATCTAGAGGAATTAAACGAGGTGAAATATGGGATCCAGATTCTTCCCGATCCGGTCATTATGGGGCAG GCTAAGACAGAAGAAGTCATGCTGGTGTCCAGCAAATACAAGCAGATGTATGAATGTCGCCTTCCAGCCCAGGCAGTGAGGTTTCACCAGGACCGAGCCTCTGAGCCTGACTCCCAAGGCTACACCGGACCAGGCATCCCAGACCTGCTCAAGCCCATGCACACTGCCCCCTGCCTAGTGAAG ACAAAAGACTGGTGGACATATGAGTTCTGCTATGGACAACACATTAGACAGTACCACCTTGAGG acacagacatcaaAGGGGATGTTCTCTTCCTGGGGTACTATGATTCAGAGTTTGACTGGAACAATGAAACAGCCAAG GCCTCCAAGCAACACAGACTGAAGCGCTACCACAGTCAGAGCTATGTCAATGGCTCCAAGTGTGACCTGAACGGGAACCCCAGGGAGACTGAAGTCAGG TTTGTGTGTGAGGAGGGCTCGGGGGACTACGTGGCCCGTGTGGATGAGCCCCAGTCGTGCCGCTACGTGCTGACGGTCCACACCACCCGCACCTGCCAGCACCCCTTCCTGCGCCCGCCCTACACCGCCAAGCCCCAGGGCATTGTGTGCCAGCCAGCCCTCAGCACCCAGCAGTACATGGACTATGTCAAGGCCCAAGTCT CGGATACGAAACGTAAAGTGGAGCAGATCTCAGAGGAGCTGAAGACTCTTGATGAGATGTTGGCTGGTGACGAGGGGACAGACGAGGACTCAGCGACGCCAACTGATGACCCAGATGTCCTGGGGTCAGACGCAAAAG ATGCAGTTGTCACCTCTGAAGAGCCTGAGGATTCTGATTTCTKGGAGGGAGTGACAAAGCCAGGGAGTACTACAGCAACTGACACCACTTCAGAGCATCAG GCTGGAGAGGATGCCTATGATAATCAGCTCACAGACAATGAGGTCACAGAGGACG CTTTTGGAGATGAACAATTTAACTTCAAGATCATCACTGACCCTGCAGACCTGATGAAATTTGTGCAGCATCTCAAAGAGAGCAACAGAAAG AAAGCAGAAAATGAAGCCGAACGAGAGGAACTCCGAAATgagaaggaaaaggagagggatgagggRGATGAAGAAGAGCATCTCCTGCTGCAGGAGTTTGAGGAGGAGATGGCTGACATCTCGGTGCCTTCTGCCAACATCGAGGAAATGAAAGGGGAAATGCAAAAGGAGTTTGACAACATCATAGACGAG gCTCAGCAAGAACTGGAGACCGAGGGTCTGAAGGGGGAGTTTGACCGCACTCAGGCAACCCAGACCCTGGAGGCTACTCTGGACAAGCTGCTGGACCGCCTGGAGGACAAAGAGGCCGGGGACACAGAGGCAGAGCCCCAGACAGAGGGAGGCCAGAGGGCCAACGACCCAGCCAGGGGCAGCCCCAGCCTGGCACCTCGACAGCCAG ACCAAGCGGCTGACGACCTTGTTAAGATCAGAGTTACTAAGTATAAGACAGGCAGCAGTCCCGATGGGGAGGTCAAAGTTCAGGAGATGGGCGAAGGTGACCCCCAGTGGCAGCACATTAAGGACGTGGTTAAAGAACAGCTAGAGAAGGCGGGACTGAAGGCCGAAG GTAAAATTGAGGTGAAGATTATAACACGAAGGACAGCTGAGGAGGCTGGGGACCAGTGGTTGACTGAAGAAGATACCAAGTCCTTCAGAGAGCTGCTCATCAACCTACTG ACAGGGGGAACAGAAGAGGTTTACAAGGAGCAAAAGAGACAGCAGGAGTTGGAAAACAACTACAGATTTgtatggggagagagacaggaagaggccCAGTCCACCAGTACTGCACCAGACTCAGACGATGTGGAGTTATGA